From the genome of Pirellulales bacterium, one region includes:
- a CDS encoding CBS domain-containing protein yields the protein MVICPFCKEENIDGADECEQCQQPLGFLSKPRTSSTIEHSLIKDRVYMLAPRKPLGVEASTPVGDVLRLMVSRAIGCIVVNDNGQMVGIFTERDALLRLNVDAALHATRPVRDFMTASPDTIEADAPIAFALHKMDVGGYRHIPVMSGPVASGGKVSGIVSVRDILRYITEDLMSLG from the coding sequence ATGGTGATCTGCCCGTTTTGCAAAGAAGAGAACATCGACGGCGCTGACGAGTGCGAACAATGTCAGCAGCCGCTGGGGTTCCTCAGTAAGCCGCGGACGTCGTCCACGATCGAGCACAGCCTGATCAAGGATCGGGTCTACATGCTCGCGCCGCGCAAACCGCTCGGCGTCGAGGCCTCCACGCCGGTCGGCGACGTGCTACGACTGATGGTCAGCCGCGCGATCGGCTGCATCGTGGTCAACGACAATGGACAAATGGTCGGTATCTTCACAGAGCGCGACGCTCTGTTGCGATTGAACGTCGATGCGGCCCTGCACGCCACGCGGCCGGTCCGCGACTTCATGACCGCCTCGCCCGACACGATCGAGGCCGACGCGCCGATCGCCTTCGCCCTGCACAAGATGGATGTCGGCGGTTACCGACACATCCCCGTGATGAGCGGACCGGTGGCCAGCGGCGGCAAGGTATCCGGCATCGTCTCGGTCCGTGATATCCTGCGCTACATCACCGAAGATCTGATGTCGCTCGGGTAA